A stretch of Lactuca sativa cultivar Salinas chromosome 6, Lsat_Salinas_v11, whole genome shotgun sequence DNA encodes these proteins:
- the LOC111901120 gene encoding puromycin-sensitive aminopeptidase codes for MSESVGESKMEGPKEIFLKDYKLPDYYFDTVDLSFSLGEEKTIVCAKIRVVPRVDGVAAPLALDGVDLKLISVRINGIELKEGDYDIDARHLILKAPPSGSFTLETVTEISPQHNTSLEGLYKSSGNFCTQCEAEGFRKITYFQDRPDIMAKYTVRIEADKSLYPVLLSNGNLIDQGDLEGGKHFAVWEDPFKKPCYLFALVAGELESRDDTFITCSGRKVDLRIWTPPQDLPKTLHAMYSLKAAMKWDEDVFGREYDLDLFNIVVVPDFNLGAMENKSLNIFNSKLILASPETASDADYAAILSCIGHEYFHNWTGNRVTCRDWFQLSLKEGLTIFRDQEFSSDLGSRTVKRIGDVSKLRIYQFSQDAGPMAHPVRPHSYIKMDNFYTVTVYQKGAEVVRMYKTLLGSEGFWKGTDLYFERHDGQAVTCEDFFAAMRDANNTDFANFLLWYSQAGTPIVKVTSSYNVEAHTFSLKFSQTLPPSPGQPTKEPMFIPVAMGLLDSSGKDMPLSSFYQDGKLVSITSGAQPVYTTVLRVTKAEEEFVFTDVAEKPIPSLLRGYSAPIHLHSDLTENDLFFLLAHDSDEFNRWEAGQILARKLMLSQVVNFQKDNKLVLDPQFVHGIKCILLDSSLDKEFIAQTITLPGEGEIMDMMEVADPDAVHAVQSFIRKQLALELKQEFINKVEENRSSEKYEFDHVNMARRALKNTALGYLATLEDEEINELVVNEYKSATNMTDQFSALAAIAQKPGKAREDALADFYDKWQHDYLVVNKWFSLQSASDIPGNVENVKKLLNHPAFDLRNPNKVYSLIGGFCASPVNFHAKDGSGYKFLGDLVVQLDKLNPQVASRMVSAFSRWKRYDDTRQNLAKAQLEMIVCCNGLSENVFEIASKSLAV; via the exons ATGTCAGAATCAGTTGGAGAATCAAAAATGGAGGGTCCTAAAGAGATTTTCCTAAAAGATTACAAATTACCAGATTACTACTTTGATACA GTGGATCTAAGCTTTTCATTGGGTGAAGAAAAGACAATTGTGTGTGCAAAAATCAGAGTTGTCCCTAGAGTTGATG GTGTCGCTGCTCCATTGGCTTTGGATGGGGTTGATCTCAAGCTGATTTCGGTTAGGATTAATGGTATTGAACTGAAG gAGGGAGATTATGATATAGATGCTCGGCATCTAATTCTCAAAGCACCTCCAAGTGGGAGTTTTACCTTGGAAACTGTTACTGAAATCTCACCACAACATAACACATCATTAGAG GGTCTTTACAAGTCGTCTGGTAATTTCTGCACACAATGTGAAGCAGAAGGTTTCAGAAAGATAACTTATTTTCAG GATCGCCCTGATATTATGGCAAAATATACTGTTCGTATTGAGGCTGACAAGTCACTTTACCCTGTGTTATTGTCCAATGGAAACCTCATTGATCAAGGAGATTTAGAG GGTGGGAAGCATTTTGCTGTTTGGGAGGATCCATTCAAGAAACCTTGTTATCTTTTTGCATTGGTTGCAGGAGAATTAGAGAGCAGAGATGACACTTTCATAACATGTTCGGGTCGAAAAGTTGATTTAAGAATATGGACCCCACCACAAGATCTCCCTAAAACCCTACATGCCATGTATTCTCTCAAAGCAGCCATGAAATGGGATGAAGAT GTTTTCGGTCGAGAGTATGATCTTGATCTCTTCAACATCGTGGTTGTTCCCGATTTCAACTT gGGAGCCATGGAAAACAAGAGCTTGAAT ATTTTCAATTCTAAGCTTATTTTGGCATCACCGGAGACGGCTTCAGATGCGGATTATGCTGCAATTTTGAGTTGTATTGGTCACGAG TATTTCCATAACTGGACTGGCAACAG AGTGACATGTCGTGACTGGTTCCAGTTGAGTTTGAAAGAAGGTCTTACCATTTTTCGTGATCAA GAATTTTCATCTGATTTAGGCAGTCGAACAGTTAAGAGAATTGGTGATGTTTCAAAGCTTCGTATATACCAATTTTCACAG GATGCAGGACCCATGGCTCATCCTGTTAGGCCTCACTCTTACATTAAG ATGGACAATTTCTATACAGTAACG GTGTACCAAAAAGGTGCTGAAGTTGTCCGTATGTACAAAACTTTATTAGGAAGTGAAGGGTTCTGGAAG GGGACAGATCTGTACTTTGAAAGGCATGATGGGCAAGCAGTAACTTGTGAAGATTTCTTTGCTGCTATGAGAGATGCTAACAATACGGATTTTGCTAATTTCTTATTATG GTATTCACAAGCTGGTACCCCTATCGTGAAGGTTACATCTTCTTACAATGTTGAAGCTCATACCTTTTCTTTGAAGTTTAG tcAAACGTTGCCACCTTCTCCAGGTCAGCCTACAAAAGAGCCAATGTTCATTCCTGTGGCTATGGGGCTTCTTGATTCAAGTGGAAAAGACATGCCATTATCATCTTTCTATCAAGATGGGAAGTTAGTGTCCATCACATCTGGTGCTCAGCCTGTCTACACTACTGTTCTCAGGGTTACAAAG GCTGAAGAAGAATTTGTATTCACAGATGTTGCTGAAAAACCAATTCCATCACTGTTAAGGGGTTATAGTGCTCCTATTCACCTACACTCTGATCTTACAGAAAACGATCTGTTTTTCCTTCTTGCTCATGATTCAGATGAATTTAATCG ttGGGAAGCTGGACAAATATTGGCAAGGAAACTGATGCTAAGCCAAGTTGTTAACTTTCAAAAAGATAATAAATTGGTTCTTGATCCACAATTTGTTCATGGGATCAAATGTATTCTTTTGGATTCGAGCCTAGACAAG GAGTTTATTGCACAAACAATAACACTCCCTGGTGAAGGTGAGATTATGGACATGATGGAAGTAGCAGACCCTGATGCTGTTCATGCTGTTCAATCTTTTATTAGAAAACAACTTGCTTTGGAGTTGAAGCAAGAATTCATAAACAAG GTGGAAGAAAATAGGAGCTCAGAGAAGTATGAGTTTGACCATGTTAATATGGCAAGACGTGCTCTTAAGAACACTGCCCTtg ggTATCTTGCGACTCTTGAAGATGAAGAAATCAACGAGCTTGTGGTGAATGAATACAAAAGTGCAACAAATATGACAGATCAATTCTCAGCTCTTGCAGCCATTGCTCAAAAACCAGGTAAAGCCCGTGAAGATGCTTTGGCTGACTTTTATGACAAATGGCAGCATGATTACTTG GTGGTTAACAAGTGGTTTTCACTTCAATCTGCATCGGATATTCCTGGGAATGTTGAGAATGTTAAGAAACTTTTGAATCATCCTGCATTTGACCTAAGGAATCCCAACAAG GTTTATTCACTGATTGGAGGATTTTGTGCATCGCCTGTTAACTTCCATGCTAAAGATGGTTCAGGCTACAAATTCTTGGGAGACCTTGTGGTGCAGCTTGACAAACTGAACCCACAG GTGGCGTCTAGGATGGTTTCAGCCTTTTCCAGATGGAAGCGATATGATGATACCCGCCAAAACCTTGCCAAG GCACAGCTGGAGATGATTGTGTGTTGTAACGGGCTCTCAGAGAACGTATTTGAAATCGCCTCAAAGAGTTTGGCTGTTTAG
- the LOC128126900 gene encoding uncharacterized protein LOC128126900, with protein sequence MVVTVVIVMVVVMSSGGGDGWCSGGGGNVGSNSGGDEGGGKGVGGGGGGDGGRVVVVVVAEVVIAATVIDGGRGNGASGWRVVVVAEVTVVVMVRGGGGGGGDKEVFICSVKSKMGNMVTFNIFT encoded by the exons ATGGTGGTAACGGTAGTAATTGTGATGGTGGTGGTCATGAGTAGTGGCGGAGGTGATGGGTGGTGTAGTGGTGGAGGTGGCAATGTTGGTAGTAACAGTGGTGGTGATGAAGGTGGTGGCAAAggtgttggtggtggtggcggaggtgATGGTGGCCGTGTG gtggtggtggttgtggcaGAGGTGGTGATAGCGGCGACAGTGATCGATGGTGGTAGAGGTAACGGTGCTAGTGGGTGGAGGGTGGTAGTGGTAGCAGAGGTAACGGTAGTGGTGATGGTGCGTggcggtggaggtggtggtggagacaAAGAGGTTTTCATATGTAGTGTTAAAAGTAAAATGGGTAATATGGTAAcattcaacattttcacttga